A stretch of Candidatus Rokuibacteriota bacterium DNA encodes these proteins:
- a CDS encoding MarC family protein — translation MRPLHDFLLAFIPLFVAVDVVALVPIYLGIGMPLDEAARRRLVLEATLTAAAVGLGFLLIGDAVLYFLGVTVGDFQVAGGLLLFVLSIYVHFGTSLHEADASPGGRSRKTGGAMAVRSPSRR, via the coding sequence TTGAGGCCCCTGCACGACTTTCTGCTCGCCTTCATCCCGCTGTTCGTGGCCGTGGACGTCGTGGCTCTGGTGCCGATCTATCTTGGGATCGGTATGCCGCTCGATGAGGCTGCACGGCGCCGGCTCGTGCTCGAAGCGACGCTGACGGCAGCGGCGGTCGGGCTCGGCTTCCTGCTGATTGGCGACGCCGTCCTGTACTTTCTCGGGGTGACGGTCGGAGATTTTCAGGTCGCCGGCGGCTTGCTGCTGTTCGTGCTCTCCATCTACGTTCATTTCGGCACCTCACTTCACGAAGCTGATGCCTCACCTGGGGGCAGGTCACGAAAAACTGGCGGGGCAATGGCGGTGCGCAGCCCTAGCCGGCGGTGA